The following are encoded in a window of Solidesulfovibrio magneticus RS-1 genomic DNA:
- the trpS gene encoding tryptophan--tRNA ligase, with the protein MSDNAPKENKRIVSGMRPTGALHLGHYFGVLKNWVNIQDSHECFFFVADWHALTTEYADPKRIKGFVPELVKDWVAAGLDPEKSVLFQQSQVKEHAELHLLLSMVTPVSWLERCPTYKDQLQELAAKELNTYGFLGYPVLMASDILLYKPGFVPVGLDQLPHLELTREIARRANHLYGNFFPEPQAMLTPDSKLPGLDGRKMSKSYGNAIGLSEEPGAMKKKVMSMLTCEKRARLTDPGDPKECNLFPYHELLTDPARLPEIVDGCTHATWGCGDCKKLLVESMNAFLEPVRDRRKAFDKDPKLVWDILEAGNAKARARASRNLDALKKKLNFIF; encoded by the coding sequence ATGAGCGACAACGCCCCCAAGGAAAACAAACGCATCGTCTCCGGCATGCGCCCCACCGGCGCGCTCCACCTCGGCCACTACTTCGGCGTGCTCAAGAACTGGGTCAACATCCAGGACAGCCACGAGTGCTTCTTCTTTGTCGCCGACTGGCACGCGCTCACCACCGAATACGCCGATCCCAAGCGCATCAAGGGCTTTGTTCCCGAACTCGTCAAGGACTGGGTGGCCGCCGGCCTTGATCCCGAAAAATCCGTGCTGTTCCAGCAGTCCCAGGTCAAGGAACACGCCGAGCTGCATCTGCTGCTGTCCATGGTCACCCCGGTCTCCTGGCTGGAACGCTGCCCCACCTACAAGGACCAGCTCCAGGAGCTGGCCGCCAAGGAACTCAACACCTACGGCTTTTTGGGCTACCCCGTGCTCATGGCCTCGGACATCCTGCTCTACAAGCCCGGGTTCGTGCCCGTGGGCCTCGACCAGCTGCCCCACCTGGAACTCACCCGGGAAATTGCCCGCCGGGCCAACCACCTCTACGGCAACTTCTTCCCCGAACCCCAAGCCATGCTCACCCCGGACTCCAAGCTGCCCGGCCTCGACGGCCGCAAGATGAGCAAAAGCTACGGCAACGCCATTGGCCTGTCCGAAGAGCCCGGGGCTATGAAGAAGAAAGTCATGAGCATGCTCACCTGCGAAAAGCGCGCTCGCCTGACCGATCCCGGCGATCCCAAGGAATGCAACCTCTTCCCCTACCATGAGCTGCTCACCGACCCGGCCAGGCTCCCCGAAATCGTCGACGGCTGCACCCACGCCACCTGGGGCTGCGGCGACTGCAAAAAGCTCCTCGTCGAATCCATGAACGCCTTCCTCGAACCCGTCCGCGACCGGCGCAAGGCCTTTGACAAAGACCCCAAGCTCGTCTGGGACATCCTCGAAGCCGGCAACGCCAAAGCCCGCGCCCGGGCTTCGCGGAATCTGGACGCGCTCAAGAAAAAGCTGAACTTTATTTTTTAG
- a CDS encoding site-2 protease family protein, protein MPMFPDISRAIQEIALLLVPVLMGVTFHEVAHGYVANWLGDPTARLAGRLTFNPIKHLDLFGALAFLLTRMIGWAKPVPVDPRYFRDPAKGMMLVALAGPAMNVLLAIFFAMAIRMVEYAAMGTLQGSAAYSILEPLAYICAAGVQVNLALAVFNLIPVPPLDGSNVLAAFLPPRLALRYMDLGRWGFFALLLLAVTGILGRIILPPVRYFTQILL, encoded by the coding sequence ATGCCCATGTTTCCCGATATTTCGCGCGCCATTCAAGAAATCGCGCTGCTCCTCGTCCCGGTCCTCATGGGCGTCACCTTCCACGAAGTGGCCCATGGCTACGTGGCCAACTGGCTTGGCGACCCAACCGCCCGACTGGCCGGCCGTCTGACGTTCAACCCCATCAAACATCTCGACCTCTTCGGCGCGTTGGCCTTCCTGCTCACCCGCATGATCGGCTGGGCCAAGCCCGTGCCCGTGGACCCGCGCTATTTCCGCGACCCGGCCAAGGGCATGATGCTCGTGGCCCTGGCCGGACCGGCCATGAACGTGCTGTTGGCCATCTTCTTCGCCATGGCCATCCGCATGGTCGAATACGCCGCCATGGGCACGCTCCAAGGCTCCGCCGCCTACAGCATCCTCGAACCTCTGGCCTACATCTGCGCCGCCGGGGTGCAGGTCAACCTGGCCCTGGCCGTGTTCAACCTGATCCCCGTGCCGCCGCTGGACGGCAGCAACGTCCTGGCCGCCTTCCTGCCGCCGCGGCTTGCCCTGCGCTACATGGACCTCGGTCGCTGGGGATTTTTCGCGCTGCTGCTTTTGGCCGTCACCGGCATCCTTGGCCGCATCATCTTACCGCCGGTGCGCTACTTCACCCAAATCCTGCTGTAA
- a CDS encoding response regulator — translation MSGKILVVDDEKHIRMLYQEELEGEGYVVAVSDGEDDILALLEKHAPDVVVLDIKLGGNRSGLDLLQEIRGKDQAIPVILSTAYDSFQHDLKSIAADYYVVKSVDLGELKSKVAQAMAKALAGAS, via the coding sequence ATGAGCGGGAAAATACTTGTCGTTGACGACGAAAAGCATATTCGGATGCTTTATCAGGAAGAGTTGGAAGGCGAAGGCTATGTGGTCGCGGTTTCGGACGGCGAGGACGACATCCTGGCCCTGCTGGAAAAGCATGCTCCCGATGTGGTGGTCCTCGACATCAAGCTCGGCGGCAATCGTTCGGGCCTTGATCTCCTCCAGGAAATCCGGGGCAAGGACCAGGCCATCCCGGTGATTTTAAGCACCGCCTACGACAGCTTCCAGCACGACCTCAAATCCATCGCCGCCGACTACTACGTGGTCAAGTCCGTGGATCTCGGCGAGCTCAAATCCAAGGTCGCCCAGGCCATGGCCAAGGCCCTGGCCGGCGCGTCCTGA